In the Nocardioides marmotae genome, GACCAGATCGAGGAGATGCGCTACCCCGGCGTGCTCTCCAGCCACTCCTGGTCGACCCCCGACACCTACCCGCGGATCTACCGGGCGGGCGGCTTCGTCGCGCCGTACGCCGGTGACTCCACCGGCTTCGTGGAGAAGTGGCGCCGCCACGTCGGCTGGGCCGACCAGCGCTACTACTGGGGTCTGGGCTTCGGCGCCGACATCAACGGCCTCGGCGCCCAGGGCGCTCCCCGGGGCGCGGACGTGCGCAACAAGGTGACCTACCCCTTCCGCGGCCTGGGCGGGGTGACGGTCAAGAAGCAGCGCGCCGGCCAGCGGGTCTACGACATCAACGTCGACGGCGTCGCGCAGTACGGCCTCTACCCCGACTGGATCGAGGACCTGCGCAAGGTCGCCGGCAAGGACGGCGCGGCCATCGTCGACGACATGGCGCGCGGCGCGGAGGCCTACCTGCAGACGTGGGAGCGGGCGTACGGCGCCCGGCCCGACTCCTGCCGCAACCCCGGGCTGCGCCAGCGCTGGTCGCTGGTGCGCCAGATGATCCGCCCCGGCATGACCACCCGGTCGGTGATCGGCAAGGTCGGCCAGCCCTACCAGCGCCTGGGCCGGACCTACCGCTTCTGCGCCAAGGCCCCCGGCACGGGCAAGGTCATGGTCCGGGTGGACTTCACCCGCGGCGGCAAGGTCACCGGCATCCGCCGCCTCTGACCTGGCCTCGACCCGACCTGGGCAGGCACCTCCGACGAACCGTCCCGGCACCGCGCCGGGACGGTTCGTCAAGTTACCGGCAGGTAGGATGGATGTCACTGCTCGGCGGCGGTGACGTCCCCGGGCGAGGCACCTAGGCTCGCGGACGCGTCCGCGCCCAGCGGGCTGGCACCACTACGAGGAGCAGCATGCAGATCTTCGCCATCGTCGTGTCACTCGCCATCGCGGCGGTCGGCATAGCCCTGTTCGCCCGCGCGGTCAGGAACATGCTCCGCGTCATCCGTGTCGGGCAACCCGCGATGAACCGCACCGACCAGCCGGTCCAGCGGGCATGGGCGGTCATCAAGGAGACGCTGGGCCACACCCGGATGCTCCAGTGGAAGGTGGTGGGCGTTGCCCACTGGTTCATCTTCGTGGGCTTCGGACTGCTCTTCTTCACCCTGCTCACCGCCTTCGGCCAGCTCTTCGACGCCCACTTCACGCTGCCTCTGATCGGCACGTTCTTCCTCTACGAGTGGGTCTCGGAGTTCTTCACCGTCGTCATGCTGGTGGCGATCATCGGCTTCATCGCCTACCGCGCGACCCGCCCCAAGGAGCGCACCCGCGGCGTCAAGGGCCGGTTCTGGGGCTCGCGGATGTGGCAGGGCTACTTCGTGGAGAGCGTCATCCTGGGCGTCGGCCTCTGCATCACGGTGCTGCGCGGCCTGGAGTACGCCCTGCTCGACCAGGAGGGCTCCAGCCACGCCTCGCTGATGCACTTCCCGTTCACGGCGTGGCTCGGCCAGGCCTTCTCCGGCCTGTCGGTCGGCACGATCGAGAACCTCATCTACCTCGTCGCGATGCTGAAGATCCTGATCTCCTTCACCTGGATGATCACGATCTCGCTGAACATCGACATGGGCGTCGCGTGGCACCGGTTCACGGTCTTCTTCAACATCTTCTTCAAGCGCGAGGCCTCGGGCCGCACCGCGCTCGGCGCGGTCAAGCCGCTCACCAACAACGGCGAGCGGGTCAGCCTCGACGACATCGACGACCTCGACGAGGACGCGACCCTCGGCGTCGGCAAGGTCGAGGACTTCAGCTGGAAGAACATCCTCGACTTCACCACGTGCACCGAGTGCGGCCGCTGCCAGTCGCAGTGCCCCGCGTGGAACACCGAGAAGCCGCTGTCGCCCAAGCTGCTGATCACCGCCCTGCGCGACCACACCTACGCCAAGGCGCCGTACTCCCAGGCCGGCGGCGAGGGCAGCGAGGCCGCCACCGCCCTGCTGGAGAAGGACGAGGTCCTCGCCCGCGAGGCCGCCCGCCCGCTGGTCGGCGACACCGGCGACGACTGGTTCTACATGCCCGACAGCGGCGCCGCGGTCATCGACTCCGAGGTGCTGTGGAACTGCACGAGCTGCGGCGCCTGCGTCCAGCAGTGCCCGGTCGACATCGAGCACGTCGACCACATCGTCGACATGCGCCGCTACCAGGTGCTCGTCGAGTCGAACTTCCCCGCCGAGCTCAACGGCCTGTTCAAGGGCCTGGAGAACAAGGGCAACCCCTGGAACATGTCGCCGAACGCGCGACTGGACTGGGCCAAGGGCCTCGACTTCGAGGTCAAGGTCGTCGGTGAGGACATCGAGTCCCTCGACGAGGTCGACTGGCTGTTCTGGGTCGGCTGCGCCGGCGCCTACGAGGACCGCCAGAAGAAGACCACCCGCGCCGTCGCCGAGCTGCTCGACATGGCCGGCGTCTCCTTCGGCGTCCTGGGCAACGGCGAGACCTGCACCGGCGACCCGGCCCGCCGCGCCGGCAACGAGTTCGTCTTCCAGGGCCTGGCCCAGCAGAACGTGGAGACGTTCCAGGAGTACAAGGTCAAGAAGGCCGTCACCACCTGCGCCCACTGCTTCAACACCCTCAAGAACGAGTACAAGGAGTTCGGCATCGAGCTGGAGGTGGTCCACCACACCCAGCTGCTGAACCGCCTGGTCCGCGAGGGCAAGCTGACGCCGGTCGCGAACGGCGAGGGCGCCCACAAGCGCTCGATCACCTACCACGACCCCTGCTACATCGGTCGCCACAACGGCGTCTACAGCCCGCCGCGCGAGCTGCTCCAGGTCCTGCCCGGCGCCGAGTACGTCGAGATGGAGCGCAACTCCGAGCGCGCCTTCTGCTGCGGCGCCGGCGGCGCGCGCATGTGGATGGAGGAGAACACCGGCGAGCGGATCAACGTCAACCGCACCAAGGAGGCCGTCGGCACCGGCGCCGACCAGATCGCGGTCGGCTGCCCGTTCTGCCGCGTGATGCTCTCCGACGGCCTGACCGCCCAGCAGTCCAAGGGCGAGGCCCGCGAGGAGGTCGAGGTCCTCGACGTCGCGCAGATGCTGCTCGCCTCGGTCAAGGGCGAGGTCGCCACGAAGGTCAAGCCCGGCGGCGGTACGCCGTCGGCCAAGGCCGCCCCGTCGGAGGACGTCAAGGCCGAGCCGGAGCAGGGTGACGACACCCAGGCCTCCGACGACGTCGTGACCGAGACCGCCGACGCCGGCCCGCTGGCGAAGGCGTCGGGCGGCTCCTCGCTGTTCGACACCCCCGCCGACGACGCCGCCGACGGCGACCAGGCCGACTCCGCCTCGACCGAGGCCACCCCCGCCCAGGAGGCGAAGGCGGCCTCCTCCGCCGGCGCCGGGTCCTCGCTGTTCGACCTCGGTGGCGACAGCGCCGCCGAGGAGGAGCCCGCGAAGACCGAGCCGAAGACCGAGGCTCCGGCTGCTGCGAAGACCGAGTCGAAGCCGGCCGCCCAGGAGACCGACCTCGGCTCCGGCGGGTCGCTCTTCGACCTCGGTGGCGGCGACGAGCCCGCCCCGGCCGAGGCCAAGACCGAGCCGAAGGCGGAGCCCGAGGCGAAGACCGAGGCCCCGGCGGAGCCGAAGACCGAGCCGAAGGCCGAGGCGAAGCCGGCCGCACCGGTGGCCGACCTCGGCTCCGGCGGCTCGCTCTTCGACATCGCTGCCGAGGAGCCGGCCCCGGCCGCTCCGAAGGCGGAGGAGCCGAAGACCGAGGAGCCCCAGGCCGAGGAGCCCCAGGCCGAGAAGCCCCAGGCCGAGGAGCCGAAGGCCGAGACCAAGGCCGAGCCCGCCCCGGCGGCGGAGCCGGCCGCCGAGGTGGACCTGTCCTCGGGTGGCTCGCTGTTCGACATCGAGGCCCCGGCCGCGCCGGCACCGAAGGCCGCCCCGGCCCAGCCCGAGCCCGAGGACGAGGTCGTCGAGGCCTCGGCCACCCCGGAGTCGGCGGACACCGAGGCCGAGGAGGTCGTCGAGACCGAGACCGCCGCCCCGGCCGCGGAGGCACCCGCCCGCACGGCCGCGACCCCGGCCGCGTCGATCCCGGAGGGTGGCTCGCTGTTCGACATCGCCGCCCCCGAGGCCGTCGCCCAGCCGGAGAAGCGTCCCGAGCGCCCCGCCGCCCCGGCGGCCGAGGCGACCACCGAGACGGCCGCCACGGAGTCGAGCACGGAGTCGACCACCGGGGCCACCCCGGCCGACGCGCCGAGCGGCGAGCAGGTCAGCGCGGCCGCCACGGCGATCGCGAGCGACGACCCGACGCCGGCGCCCGAGCCCGAGCCCGAGCCCGAGGAGCCGGCCGCGGAGCCGGAGAAGCCGAAGGCGTCCTCGAACGGCGCGGCGAACCAGCCGCGGACCGACGTGGAGATCTCCGAGGGCGGGTCGCTCTTCGACCTCTGAGCCGAGGCACCGCACGATCCGATGACGGGGTCGTGTGCTCCAGGAAGCGCTGCGGCGCGGACCGGGGCACACGACCCCGTCGTCGTACCACCCACCGCTAGGCTCACCTGCCGAT is a window encoding:
- a CDS encoding heterodisulfide reductase-related iron-sulfur binding cluster, producing the protein MQIFAIVVSLAIAAVGIALFARAVRNMLRVIRVGQPAMNRTDQPVQRAWAVIKETLGHTRMLQWKVVGVAHWFIFVGFGLLFFTLLTAFGQLFDAHFTLPLIGTFFLYEWVSEFFTVVMLVAIIGFIAYRATRPKERTRGVKGRFWGSRMWQGYFVESVILGVGLCITVLRGLEYALLDQEGSSHASLMHFPFTAWLGQAFSGLSVGTIENLIYLVAMLKILISFTWMITISLNIDMGVAWHRFTVFFNIFFKREASGRTALGAVKPLTNNGERVSLDDIDDLDEDATLGVGKVEDFSWKNILDFTTCTECGRCQSQCPAWNTEKPLSPKLLITALRDHTYAKAPYSQAGGEGSEAATALLEKDEVLAREAARPLVGDTGDDWFYMPDSGAAVIDSEVLWNCTSCGACVQQCPVDIEHVDHIVDMRRYQVLVESNFPAELNGLFKGLENKGNPWNMSPNARLDWAKGLDFEVKVVGEDIESLDEVDWLFWVGCAGAYEDRQKKTTRAVAELLDMAGVSFGVLGNGETCTGDPARRAGNEFVFQGLAQQNVETFQEYKVKKAVTTCAHCFNTLKNEYKEFGIELEVVHHTQLLNRLVREGKLTPVANGEGAHKRSITYHDPCYIGRHNGVYSPPRELLQVLPGAEYVEMERNSERAFCCGAGGARMWMEENTGERINVNRTKEAVGTGADQIAVGCPFCRVMLSDGLTAQQSKGEAREEVEVLDVAQMLLASVKGEVATKVKPGGGTPSAKAAPSEDVKAEPEQGDDTQASDDVVTETADAGPLAKASGGSSLFDTPADDAADGDQADSASTEATPAQEAKAASSAGAGSSLFDLGGDSAAEEEPAKTEPKTEAPAAAKTESKPAAQETDLGSGGSLFDLGGGDEPAPAEAKTEPKAEPEAKTEAPAEPKTEPKAEAKPAAPVADLGSGGSLFDIAAEEPAPAAPKAEEPKTEEPQAEEPQAEKPQAEEPKAETKAEPAPAAEPAAEVDLSSGGSLFDIEAPAAPAPKAAPAQPEPEDEVVEASATPESADTEAEEVVETETAAPAAEAPARTAATPAASIPEGGSLFDIAAPEAVAQPEKRPERPAAPAAEATTETAATESSTESTTGATPADAPSGEQVSAAATAIASDDPTPAPEPEPEPEEPAAEPEKPKASSNGAANQPRTDVEISEGGSLFDL